The following coding sequences lie in one Silene latifolia isolate original U9 population chromosome 5, ASM4854445v1, whole genome shotgun sequence genomic window:
- the LOC141657745 gene encoding protein VERNALIZATION 3-like: protein MPRVARDPLVVGRVIGDVLHPFNRTVPLRVTYNGRDVNNGCEFRPSQVVTQPRVQVGGDDLRTCYTLVMVDPDAPSPSDPNLREYLHWLVTDIPGTTGATFGQEVVCYESPRPSVGIHRFIFVLFRQLGRQTVYAPGWRQNFNTRDFAELYNLGLPVAAVYYNCQREVGSTARRRPWDNNALFLTNSIGPWALNYHKRCR, encoded by the exons ATGCCTAGGGTTGCAAGAGATCCACTTGTGGTAGGTCGAGTCATTGGGGATGTCTTACATCCCTTCAACAGGACTGTTCCCTTAAGAGTCACCTACAATGGTAGGGATGTTAATAATGGATGTGAATTTAGGCCCTCCCAAGTTGTCACCCAACCTAGGGTTCAGGTTGGAGGTGATGACCTCAGAACTTGCTACACTTTG GTGATGGTGGATCCGGATGCTCCAAGCCCAAGTGATCCAAATCTTAGGGAATACTTGCACTG GTTGGTGACTGATATTCCTGGGACCACGGGTGCAACCTTCG GCCAGGAGGTGGTTTGCTATGAGAGCCCTCGCCCATCAGTCGGGATTCACCGATTCATATTTGTGTTGTTCCGGCAATTGGGTAGGCAAACTGTGTATGCCCCAGGCTGGCGTCAGAACTTCAACACTAGAGACTTTGCTGAGCTCTACAATCTTGGTTTGCCTGTTGCTGCCGTCTACTACAATTGCCAACGTGAGGTTGGTTCCACTGCTAGGAG GAGGCCATGGGACAATAATGCATTGTTCCTCACTAACTCAATTGGGCCATGGGCCCTAAACTATCACAAAAGGTGCAGATGA
- the LOC141655706 gene encoding protein FAR1-RELATED SEQUENCE 6-like → MTVKKKTVQQHQDEFDGDNNDHSVIENVEAPQDGMEFETVEELRKHLRNYAKQCGFSIRQRNVKPPPKTKLPPKHILWVCHKAGKQVNRSQNKIKPRPSQMIGCNAKFNAKEFEGRWRYTKVELGHNHDLNPEDVRYLRAYRKLPKEVERRVLINDEAGIRPSRSYLAEAVKNHGFQNLSYLEKDVRNFLQKKRQEKLTGPDSIAMYHYFMKSMKESDNFFFMLDLERDGRLLNVMWVDARSRTAYKDFCDAVGLDTTYLNNKCEMPFAPFIGINHHGQTILLGCALLSREDTESFRWLLRTWVDCMGVAPRAIITDQSIPITKAVELEMPNTRHRWCLWHIMEKQHKKLKNYKDFEKIKAAMANCVYDSMSVGEFEVGWKNFVDEFGLAKNAWLYTLYKDRRRWVPAFVNDCFWAGMSTTQRNEGVNAFFKHYVNSKTSLKQFVLKYDLALGAKCDKERLLDHLSKNTSYKIVTKFAAERVFQPIYTHYAFQRVMEEVRGCLYTTPSIFADEEDYSEYKVEDTREFGDLAIEKRVEYMVRRWRKDIDRPYTRVKVPYYNPVKSEIVARYEKMQEEFEKVAIKAMNTEEEFGIVMNGITLLNQNLKRSKEISGKEAMSSEQVNENEESQDVIFVFDNSEGTQTKVALQDPSQVKSVGRPRIRVRGRQKNVPKKTTSRRTNSNHDAGEGSKSKRKKVNDTVNLRDEVDPEADAFYLSQTEMTTDYYHQTGDLFNNTVHAGGYTEMMQYFEQMGQSNNQPTEGGNIFSFIFEHYIDQSNNSKRIITFNLQDDSALHEHNNMNRKKKLHNLGISSDDTCLICMNGTEISAHLFFECEYSRKLITLIGDWMDISIPYRDTTQWRLRRKDSKLRKGLINAGVNACIHHVTIKFASID, encoded by the exons ATGACGGTGAAGAAAAAAACAGTCCAGCAACACCAAGATGAATTCGATGGTGATAATAATGATCATTCAGTTATTGAAAATGTGGAAGCACCACAAGATGGCATGGAATTTGAAACAGTAGAAGAGTTACGAAAACACCTCCGTAATTATGCTAAGCAATGTGGTTTTTCAATTCGACAGAGAAATGTGAAGCCGCCACCGAAAACAAAGTTACCACCTAAGCATATTTTATGGGTTTGTCACAAGGCTGGAAAACAAGTGAACAGGTCGCAAAATAAAATTAAACCTAGACCATCTCAAATGATCGGGTGCAACGCGAAATTCAATGCCAAGGAGTTTGAGGGTCGGTGGAGATATACGAAGGTAGAACTGGGTCATAATCATGACCTTAACCCCGAGGATGTGAGATATTTGCGAGCTTATAGAAAATTGCCAAAAGAAGTAGAGAGGAGAGTTTTGATAAATGATGAGGCTGGCATAAGGCCATCTCGATCGTATTTGGCAGAGGCTGTGAAAAATCATGGTTTTCAAAACCTTTCATATTTAGAAAAGGATGTGAGAAACTTTTTGCAGAAGAAAAGACAAGAGAAATTGACCGGGCCAGATTCCATCGCGATGTATCACTACTTTATGAAGTCCATGAAGGAGtcagacaatttttttttcatgttAGATTTGGAACGTGACGGCCGTCTTCTCAATGTAATGTGGGTGGATGCTAGGAGTAGAACGGCTTACAAAGATTTTTGTGATGCCGTTGGACTTGATACCACATATCTGAATAACAAGTGCGAGATGCCATTCGCTCCTTTTATAGGGATAAACCACCATGGTCAAACTATACTTTTAGGTTGTGCACTACTATCTAGAGAGGATACAGAGTCCTTTAGGTGGTTGCTCAGAACTTGGGTAGATTGCATGGGTGTGGCACCTAGAGCCATTATCACCGATCAGAGTATTCCTATAACGAAAGCTGTTGAGTTGGAAATGCCAAATACTAGGCATAGGTGGTGCCTTTGGCATATTATGGAAAAACAACACAAAAAATTGAAGAATTACAAGGACTTTGAGAAGATTAAAGCTGCAATGGCAAATTGCGTCTATGATTCAATGAGTGTTGGTGAGTTCGAAGTTGGCTGGAAAAATTTTGTTGATGAATTTGGATTGGCTAAAAATGCTTGGTTGTACACTTTATATAAAGACAGAAGACGCTGGGTTCCAGCTTTTGTGAATGATTGTTTTTGGGCCGGTATGTCTACTACTCAAAGAAATGAAGGCGTTAATGCTTTTTTCAAGCATTACGTTAATAGCAAGACATCGCTGAAACAATTTGTGCTCAAGTACGATCTTGCTCTTGGTGCAAAGTGTGACAAGGAGAGGCTTTTGGATCATCTGTCAAAAAACACCAGTTACAAAATTGTAACCAAATTTGCCGCCGAAAGAGTTTTCCAACCGATTTACACGCACTACGCATTCCAAAGGGTGATGGAAGAGGTAAGAGGTTGCTTGTATACCACTCCTAGTATCTTTGCGGATGAGGAAGACTATAGTGAGTacaaggtggaggatactcgtGAATTTGGGGACTTAGCTATAGAGAAGAGAGTTGAGTACATGGTCAG ACGATGGAGGAAGGATATTGATAGACCATACACTAGGGTGAAAGTGCCTTACTATAATCCTGTAAAAAGTGAGATTGTAGCTAGGTATGAGAAAATGCAGGAGGAGTTTGAAAAGGTTGCCATCAAAGCTATGAATACTGAGGAAGAATTTGGTATTGTGATGAATGGTATTACCCTTCTTAACCAGAATCTTAAAAGGAGCAAAGAAATTTCTGGTAAGGAAGCTATGTCATCCGAGCAAGTCAACGAAAATGAAGAATCACAAGATGTCATATTTGTGTTCGATAATTCAGAAGGAACTCAAACTAAAGTTGCCTTACAAGATCCAAGCCAGGTGAAATCTGTTGGAAGGCCACGAATTCGAGTCAGGGGAAGGCAGAAAAATGTACCCAAGAAAACCACTTCCAGACGGACAAACAGCAACCATGATGCAGGAGAG GGAAGCAAATCAAAGAGGAAAAAAGTTAATGACACCGTAAATTTACGCGATGAAGTTGATCCGGAAGCGGATGCCTTTTATTTGTCTCAAACAGAGATGACCACTGATTATTATCATCAAACAGGCGACCTGTTTAATAATACGGTTCATGCTGGTGGATATACGGAGATGATG CAATATTTTGAACAGATGGGACAATCAAATAATCAGCCGACTGAAGGTGGTAACATATTTTCCTTTATTTT TGAACACTATATCGATCAGAGTAACAACAGCAAAAGAATAATCACATTTAATTTGCAAGATGACAGTGCATTACATGAACACAACAACATGAACAGAAAGAAAAAATTGCATAACTTGGGTATAAGCTCAGACGATACCTGTCTTATATGCATGAATGGTACTGAAATTTCGGCACACTTGTTCTTTGAATGTGAGTATAGCAGGAAACTTATCACTCTGATTGGGGACTGGATGGACATTTCAATACCATACCGAGATACCACTCAATGGAGACTGAGAAGGAAGGATTCTAAGCTGAGGAAGGGATTGATTAATGCTGGTGTGAATGCCTGTATACATCACGTAACCATAAAGTTTGCATCAATTGATTGA